One Coffea arabica cultivar ET-39 chromosome 5e, Coffea Arabica ET-39 HiFi, whole genome shotgun sequence DNA segment encodes these proteins:
- the LOC113743574 gene encoding probable BOI-related E3 ubiquitin-protein ligase 3 produces the protein MAVEARRLCLFTPQILDNRGMLNVIEGVNNNFNTINNNMMYGEPFGSTTTTTAADALIPPASINGKTVAADWTPVKTAMKSDSGLTCSIPILASRKRPRDPSYARIANCHRNLLPFPANLNSSERCTSVATFLGEDISLRTQQHQLEIDQFISHHAAKVRKEIEEQRKDYSLRVIRAVEESLMKRLRAKEEEIENIGKLNWALAEKVRSLCAENQIWRELAQSNEATANALRNILEQVVLAQAQQVEAQLHYKAEGLMDDEAQSCCGSNYYLDMGKGGGEGAEQVERNRSNNDDIGKRAINEEEEESGSGRRRRRRRWCRVCRNCGKEEASVLLLPCRHLCLCYACGPALDSCPVCLSTKNAALHINLSSHSSST, from the exons ATGGCCGTTGAAGCTCGGCGTCTCTGTCTTTTCACACCACAGATTCTTGACAACAG GGGAATGTTGAATGTGATTGAAGGTGTGAATAATAATTTTAATACTATTAATAACAACATGATGTATGGCGAGCCCTTTGGTTCGACGACCACCACCACCGCGGCTGATGCATTGATTCCTCCTGCTTCCATCAACGGTAAGACTGTTGCGGCAGATTGGACTCCGGTGAAAACGGCAATGAAGTCGGACAGTGGCCTTACCTGCTCCATCCCTATCCTGGCGTCAAGGAAGCGCCCCAGAGATCCCTCCTACGCCAGAATCGCCAACTGCCACCGCAACTTGCTCCCGTTTCCTGCCAATCTTAACAGTAGTGAACGCTGCACTTCCGTTGCGACTTTCTTGGGAGAAGACATCTCCTTACGCACCCAGCAACACCAATTGGAAATCGATCAATTCATCTCCCACCAC GCGGCGAAGGTGAGAAAGGAAATTGAGGAACAGAGAAAGGATTATTCATTGAGGGTAATAAGGGCGGTGGAGGAGAGCTTGATGAAGAGACTGAGAGCGAAAGAGGAGGAAATCGAGAATATTGGGAAATTAAATTGGGCATTGGCGGAGAAAGTTAGGTCGTTGTGCGCAGAAAACCAGATATGGAGAGAATTGGCGCAGAGCAATGAGGCCACGGCAAATGCATTGAGAAACATCCTGGAGCAGGTGGTGCTGGCTCAAGCCCAACAAGTCGAAGCTCAATTGCATTATAAAGCGGAGGGTTTGATGGATGATGAAGCGCAGTCATGCTGCGGAAGCAATTACTATTTGGATATGGgaaaaggaggaggagaaggggCAGAGCAAGTGGAGCGTAATCGTAGCAATAACGATGACATTGGTAAGCGTGCAATAaacgaggaggaggaggagagcgGCAGTggcaggaggaggaggaggaggaggtggtgcaGGGTGTGCAGAAATTGCGGCAAGGAGGAGGCGAGCGTGTTGCTGCTGCCGTGCAGGCACCTGTGCTTGTGTTATGCTTGCGGGCCTGCCCTCGACTCATGCCCCGTTTGTCTTTCCACCAAGAACGCCGCCCTTCACATCAACTTGTCCTCCCATTCCTCATCCACCTag